A single Tissierellales bacterium DNA region contains:
- a CDS encoding ABC transporter substrate-binding protein produces MNVIPLLADNYKISNEGKTIEIKLRDSGKWHDQRGLTSYDVAFTLDTIKASNKEGIYGQIFETAFGAFHPYNIHNVIRVNIIDELNFEIIFDRSYSSNLESLTLPIIPKHIFEEEGIRGALELEKYNPIGTGPYKFEDYSDLTNVNLVKNEECWKGTLYINQIRGRVFRDEETIL; encoded by the coding sequence TTGAATGTAATTCCTTTGTTAGCTGATAATTACAAGATTTCTAATGAAGGTAAGACCATAGAGATCAAGTTAAGAGATAGTGGGAAATGGCATGATCAAAGAGGCCTAACTTCATATGATGTGGCCTTTACCTTAGATACTATTAAAGCTTCAAATAAAGAAGGTATCTATGGTCAAATATTTGAAACTGCTTTTGGAGCCTTTCACCCTTATAACATTCATAATGTTATAAGGGTGAATATTATAGATGAGCTTAATTTTGAAATTATTTTTGATAGGTCTTATTCTAGTAATTTAGAAAGTTTAACCTTGCCTATAATTCCTAAGCACATTTTTGAAGAAGAAGGTATCAGGGGAGCATTAGAACTTGAAAAATATAATCCTATAGGGACTGGTCCTTATAAGTTTGAAGATTATTCGGATTTGACAAATGTAAATTTAGTTAAAAATGAAGAATGCTGGAAAGGTACTCTTTATATAAATCAAATAAGAGGAAGAGTTTTCAGAGATGAAGAAACAATTTTAA